Proteins encoded together in one Impatiens glandulifera chromosome 1, dImpGla2.1, whole genome shotgun sequence window:
- the LOC124915752 gene encoding protein DOWNY MILDEW RESISTANCE 6-like: MISNWSKVESVPKSYNFPFGERPDDNLIAPFCNSIPIIDLQSLSSQRTEIINQILKASQDYGFFQLINHGISGELTRDMMLVAEELFDLPTEDKARLYSDDPNKLCKMKMSIDYSREKVHYWRENFQQPCHPLQDYINDWPTNPPRYR, encoded by the exons ATGATATCAAATTGGAGCAAAGTAGAGAGTGTTCCAAAATCCTATAATTTTCCATTCGGAGAAAGACCAGACGATAATCTAATAGCCCCCTTTTGTAATTCAATCCCAATCATCGATCTTCAATCCCTCTCCTCTCAAAGAACTGAAATCATCAACCAAATCTTGAAGGCTTCTCAAGATTATGGATTCTTCCAG CTGATTAATCATGGGATATCCGGGGAATTAACAAGGGATATGATGCTAGTAGCTGAAGAATTATTTGATCTACCAACAGAAGATAAAGCAAGATTATATTCTGATGATCCAAATAAACTTTGTAAAATGAAAATGAGCATAGATTACTCTAGAGAAAAGGTTCATTATTGGAGAGAAAATTTTCAGCAACCATGTCATCCTCTTCAAGATTATATCAATGATTGGCCAACAAATCCACCAAGATACAGGTAA